In Herpetosiphonaceae bacterium, one genomic interval encodes:
- a CDS encoding response regulator — protein sequence MAERILIADDDPSLRSLLEAILEEHDFDVIAVPSGEALVRAATSQQPDLLLIDVMMPVMDGLEAIRQLRNDTRTSHLPMLLLTARTTSNDVVIGFESGADDHIPKPFDPDALVARIKANLRRQARIPLINPLTALPGNKVIAEEVERRIQAQELFALMYIDFDNFKALNDAYGFARGDRVIKLLADILRDLQAKYGVEQIFIGHIGGDDFIAITTLELVEQVCNELIAKFDRDVQAFYDPADAQRGYLRGVDRFGMPRRFPIVSVSIGVVTNESRSFSTFDEVSSVATEMKSYAKKLTGSTYAINERFHDVPIAPDEERRGQPLLIVVVSPDPLLADALQPMLEDGRCRCLWLMDVPPQNDILDHLPDLVTLNVAEPRNWALAVALRETKPALPLIIVSPNAEDEPRAWHCGAYAFIADPFPPEYYRACAAQLLRLNERIPPLDSGTPV from the coding sequence ATGGCTGAGCGCATCCTCATTGCCGACGACGATCCCAGCTTGCGGAGCCTGCTTGAAGCGATTCTTGAAGAGCACGACTTCGATGTGATCGCGGTGCCAAGCGGCGAGGCGCTGGTGCGCGCCGCGACCTCGCAGCAGCCCGATCTGCTGCTGATCGATGTGATGATGCCGGTGATGGACGGGCTGGAGGCGATCCGCCAGCTGCGCAACGATACCCGCACCAGCCACCTGCCGATGCTGCTGCTGACGGCGCGCACCACCTCCAACGATGTGGTGATCGGCTTCGAGAGCGGTGCCGACGACCATATCCCGAAGCCGTTCGACCCCGACGCGCTGGTCGCGCGGATCAAGGCCAACCTGCGGCGGCAGGCGCGCATTCCGCTGATCAATCCGCTGACCGCGCTGCCCGGCAACAAAGTGATCGCCGAGGAGGTCGAGCGGCGCATCCAGGCGCAAGAGCTGTTCGCGCTGATGTATATCGACTTCGATAACTTCAAAGCGCTCAACGATGCCTACGGCTTCGCGCGCGGCGACCGGGTGATCAAGCTGCTGGCGGATATTCTGCGCGACCTACAGGCGAAGTATGGCGTTGAGCAGATCTTTATCGGGCATATCGGCGGCGATGATTTTATCGCGATCACAACGCTAGAGCTGGTGGAGCAGGTCTGCAACGAGCTGATCGCCAAGTTCGACCGCGATGTGCAGGCCTTTTACGATCCTGCCGACGCACAGCGCGGCTACCTGCGCGGCGTCGATCGCTTCGGCATGCCGCGTCGCTTCCCGATCGTCAGCGTCTCGATCGGCGTCGTCACCAACGAGTCGCGCTCGTTCAGCACCTTCGACGAGGTATCCTCGGTGGCGACGGAGATGAAAAGCTACGCCAAGAAGCTGACCGGCAGCACCTACGCGATCAACGAGCGCTTTCACGACGTGCCGATCGCGCCGGATGAGGAGCGCCGTGGACAACCCCTGCTGATCGTGGTCGTCAGCCCCGATCCGCTGCTGGCCGATGCACTCCAGCCAATGCTGGAAGACGGCAGGTGCCGCTGCCTCTGGCTGATGGACGTGCCGCCGCAGAATGATATTCTGGATCACCTGCCGGATCTGGTGACGCTGAACGTGGCGGAGCCGCGCAACTGGGCGCTGGCCGTGGCGCTGCGTGAGACGAAGCCCGCGCTGCCGCTGATCATCGTCTCGCCCAACGCAGAGGACGAGCCGCGCGCCTGGCACTGCGGCGCGTATGCGTTCATCGCCGATCCGTTTCCACCGGAATATTACCGGGCTTGTGCCGCCCAACTGCTGCGGCTCAACGAGCGAATACCGCCGCTTGACAGCGGCACGCCAGTCTGA